ACAGTAACAGAAGGGAACTTAACATAGATTTTTCAGCAAATATTTAGCTGCAAAGAGATGACAGCTAAATATTTAAATCATGGCATTTCGTATCAGAATCAACAAGaaatgaaattttcattttttttttgccattttactCGACCTTTAGACCACAAAGTGTAATATACATAAATGGTAGAAACTGTTTTATGTAACAAATTGTGAATAAGAAAACACAAAGATAGATTTACCGTTGATTAATGAGCAGACCCCGAAAACACTTCGAACAATCCACAGCAGCTCTTCCACGACGTTTTTTGATCTGGATCTGGAGAAGGAGCCACCACAGGCTGCAGAAAAGTAGAAAAAACGACTTAATTATAGCATATAGTTTCTTTCAGAATACTTTAATGTGTTTGACGGGTTCAGACGCAACACACACCTGAGTAACTACAGAATCTTTAACGCGTTGTACTCCATCATCTAAAGCAACTCCAGGAAACGTCGATCTTTCATCAATTTCTTGTGTAACACATTCCTTTGGATCTAAGGTTTTTGGAGTGCTCTCAGTAGATCCAACATCTGCTTCTTCAACGGGCGTGCAAATTCTTTCTTTGACAGAGTCAAACTTCTCCCCTCCACTTTCCTCGAGTGTAGATTCAACAACATGAGGAGCCTCAGAGATGGCAGCTTGAGAAAGCATATCAGATTCTATGGTGGCAGAGATACTACTATCCACATTTGAATCACAAACAGGCTCAACTGGCTTTCCAGACAAAGAATCATCCATTTCCACTGATACTCCGGAAGCAATGCTCGACTCATCTTGCCCTTTCTTGAGTCcacggctctcatcatctgaactgctgctgctgctgctgctgctgctgctataACTCCCGGATGAACCTCCATCATAGGGCTTCCTGTTTGCCTCATCGTGGTTGATGATGCCATCTTTTACACCCGATTCATACTCAATCTTGATCTCCTTCTCCAACCCCACTCGCTCTTCCCAATTGTCAACTCTTGATCCTTCCATGGAAGAAGCACCTGCAGCCTCTGCTTCAACCGGAAGCTTCTCATGGTCCGGGGATGTAGGGGAGCTTACCTCCGCGACGTTGCTCTCTCTATCATCTTGGTGCTTCACATCCTCATCCCCTGCCATATTTTGAGTCATTTGAACAACAGTTCAACTCACAGTGCAAGGACAATAACAACACATtcaaggggcatttacttttgAGCTAATCCATTATCTAGTAAGATGTATTACCACTTTGGGATACCCCACCACCCTTGATAATTTCTAccatttgagctaattttgattgattcatatcccattgaaaggGTGAAATTGGAGAAAGTCTaataataagtataaaaatactcaataacGGCCCTCAATAAACTAATCGTCTTGCTCCTAAGATCCATAGAAATTTTCAAATCTAAAGAGggggaaaaaaataattaaaaaaaaggaaaaacacatAATTTCTTTATTCAACATTGATCCATGGCTTTAGGCCCTTCACCAATAATCATAACCCTCACATACTTGTAATTTTCAGTCAAACAAAACAATGACTAAAACAAAGCTTAGCAACTACGCTAGGAACACACTTACAATTATTGAAAGCACAAACATGAGGAACATTAGATGAATGAAGCAAAAGGAAGCAATTTTCAAAGATTTGAGCGCAGTAAAAGGAGAGAGTCCCGTACCATGGGAGTGAGCAGGAGCAGAATCAGAGTGATCGTTGGATTGATTTTGactttccttcttcttcttggcAGCTTTTCGCTTCTTCGCACCTGATGGCATGATGACTGTCTTGTcgaattacttgaaatctacaACTACGGATCAAAATCAGATTGCGAGCTCTCTGCCGAGTTtctcagtctctctctctctctaaactaaAACTATAATTTCCAAGTACAGCTTTGATTTGAGAAAGAAAGGTATTTGAAAAATGACGGTAAATGAGACAAGGTTGAGAAAGACTTGAGAGGTTGGTAGGGGCGAGAACAGAGAAGAATCCAGCACAGGCTACTGTCCAtagattagtttttttttttttttttgaattattattattttccctATCTAATAATGTAAGGAAATATACATgtcacaatttttatttttatttttatttttgaggcCTACATGTCACAATTAAATGGTATAGTCATCTAGTCATATAATTAGTCATATAATTAGTGGTTGCGAGGTTTCTTTCTTCGAATGAGATTATATGTCCCACAATTTaatgtgtaccactcttaatttattataattttaaattatttttttaaattttaatttgttatgctttaatataatataaagataattaataagggtttactcatccaattagggtttataattatttttttatatttatttgaattaataatagattatttgggttaattaattcaaagttaggatatatatataaattcaatttttagtgataaatatcaATTTGagttcaatttttatttttataaaaaaaataattatacaataaAGAGATCATGAGTTGTACACGGCGGAACACACTAAATTATGGAACAGAGTTCTTaacgaaaaaaaatacaagtaaAGAAATAACATCCGATCAAATTAGACTAAAATCCccattttgattattttttaacccttttctaatttttttttgaaattggtAGAGTGAGGGACAGTTATGAAGTCATTGGTAGTTCGGTATTTTCTCAAGTACTTAATTAACGAACATTATATCACAATATAAGATCAAAGGTGTGGTATTCTCATGCATTAAAAGGGtaattatcatattaaattctaaattatttcTCATGTCcgataattatttcaattttcaacagTATTATTCAGATTTAGTGCTTGTTTGGTTCAATTAGAGAAATAGAAagagaatgaaatcaaataaaagagTGTAATGACAACAATaactattacttttattgagtgtttgatttaacaatgaaaatgaatcattagtaagggattctctttcttttgttttccttctattttgagggataacaaattttgtgattgagttaccctcaagtaagggtaatggttaactcattgCCCAAACcgaacaacaagtaatggattcattTAATTGATtgcctttccaacctctaaaaacacccaaccaaacgtgggcttaaGTCGGGTTTGAATTTCAACAGTAAATTTAACCGTTTCTTCTGtctaaaaaaatggaaaataaagtTTATCAATTACCACACTAATTTCTCCTCTTATGCCCATGTTATCATACCAAACtttcataaataatactcccccgtccactaattcaagatcTAGGAGGtaaaacacgagttttaaaaaaaagtatacttttattagttgagtggagaaagggacccacaaaatgtattgtttattggttgagtggagaaagggacccacgaagtatattgtttattagttgagtggagaaaaaatgtattgcTTATTgagacccaccaattaaaatatgaataaaaatttattaaaaatagataggccttgagttggtggacggaccaaaaaggaaagtaggccttgaattagtggagggagggagtatcatCCACGATTAGAATTATAAAAGGTGGAAAAAGAGATGCTCTAAGAAAATTTTCATCTTAATGAAGAAAATTGATCTACTGAAATGATGAAAAAGAGTGGAAAATAACTGTACTCCACCACCCTTTTATAGTAAAAAAGAACAGGCCCATAAAGTTGAAGGGGCGTCGGCAATGAATGGCGGGCAAGTG
The genomic region above belongs to Salvia miltiorrhiza cultivar Shanhuang (shh) chromosome 5, IMPLAD_Smil_shh, whole genome shotgun sequence and contains:
- the LOC130985306 gene encoding uncharacterized protein LOC130985306, with the protein product MPSGAKKRKAAKKKKESQNQSNDHSDSAPAHSHGDEDVKHQDDRESNVAEVSSPTSPDHEKLPVEAEAAGASSMEGSRVDNWEERVGLEKEIKIEYESGVKDGIINHDEANRKPYDGGSSGSYSSSSSSSSSSSDDESRGLKKGQDESSIASGVSVEMDDSLSGKPVEPVCDSNVDSSISATIESDMLSQAAISEAPHVVESTLEESGGEKFDSVKERICTPVEEADVGSTESTPKTLDPKECVTQEIDERSTFPGVALDDGVQRVKDSVVTQPVVAPSPDPDQKTSWKSCCGLFEVFSGSAH